Proteins found in one Coffea eugenioides isolate CCC68of chromosome 5, Ceug_1.0, whole genome shotgun sequence genomic segment:
- the LOC113771249 gene encoding uncharacterized protein LOC113771249, whose protein sequence is MPFGLTNALAAFMDLMHRVFKPYLDQFVVVFIDDILVTGLIIKEMRLLEEVSVWNPRLESRKVILGNIVMKFTLLECIKETQEKDPEVQEWLEKVKKGEKSDFNLGINSILRFRNRIVVPKDEGLKKETLEEAQRSKFTVKTELQRPSGLLQPLEIPEWKWENITMDFVSELPTTQKGHDAIWNREKKQREKEELKGTREGNGESAQPEQEKEKQAAEELRKPERRVSARAERNLEIGGVSFGGFER, encoded by the exons ATGCCGTTTGGATTGACCAATGCACTCGcggcttttatggatttaatgcatcgagtcTTTAAGCCTTATCTGGATCAGTTTGTTgtggtgttcattgatgatatactg GTGACAGGATTGATAATTAAAGAGATGCGTTTGTTGGAGGAGGTTAGTGTATGGAATCCCCGACTGGAATCGAGAAAAGTAATTCTGGGGAATATCGTCATGAAATTCACTTTGTTGGAATGTATCAAGGAGACTCAAGAAAAGGACCCTGAAGTGCAAGAGTGGCtggaaaaagtcaaaaagggagagaagtcggattttaacttgggaaTAAATAGTATATTGAGGTTTCGAAAtcggatagtagtgccaaaggatgaagggcttaagaaggaaactttggaagAGGCACAACGATCGAAGTTTACG gttaaaacTGAACTTCAGAGACCATCTGGTCTTTTGCAACCTTTagagatacctgagtggaaatgggaaaatatcaccatggattttgtatctgAATTACCTACGACAcaaaaaggacatgatgccatttgg AACAGAGAAAAGAAACAACGGGAGAAAGAGGAGCTAAAGGGAACCAGGGAGGGAAATGGAGAGTCGGCGCAGCcagaacaagaaaaagaaaagcaagctGCAGAAGAGTTAAGGAAACCAGAGAGGAGAGTTTCAGCAAGAGCAgagagaaatctggaaattggagGGGTTTCCTTCGGAGGATTCGAACGATAG